The window GATAAAAATAAAACTAGTCCTTACAAGTTTTACCAATATTGGATTAATATTTCTGATTATGACATATGTAAGTTTTTAAGGTTTTTTACAAATTTAGATATTTTGAAAATAGATGATATAGAATCGTGTAACTCATATATAGAACTTAATAAATATAAGTTGTTTCTTGCAGAGTATTTAACTAAATTAGTTCATGGTGAGAATGGTGCTAAATCTGCTAAACGAATTTCTTCATATTTATTTCATAGTAACTTTGTAGATATAAAAAAAACGGATTTTTTTCAATTAGAACAGGATGGTATCCCTTCGGTGAAAATTTCAGGAATACGTGATTTGAAACAAGTGTTAGTTGATTCTTCTTTGTCCGTATCTCGAACTCAGGCGAAAAATATGATTTTGGCTAATTCAATTGCTATTAATAATATAAAAAAAACTGATGATATGTATGTTATTTCAAAAAATGATATCCTTTATGGAAGATATACGTTGTTATCTAGAGGGAAGAAGAAATTTTGTTTGATATGTTGGGAGAATTAAATTTTTTTCGAGTTTGAAGTGATCTTGAAAATTTTTTTAGAATTTGTAATGTTTAAATGTTAAAACTTTCTCCACATCCACAGAAATCTTTAATTTTTTTGTTTTTAAATTTAAAATTATAATTTAATCCTTCTTTTTCAAAATCTATTTTTGTTCCGTTTAACATTAAAACATGTTTTGAATACGCCGAGATTATTATGTTACTGTTTGAAATTAGACAAACATCATTTTTATCGATTGCTTTTATGAATTTCATATAGTATTTCATTCCAGCACATCCTGATTTCTTTATGCCTAATTTAATTCCAATTTTATTTTCTTTTTTCATTAATTTTTGGATTTGTTGTATTGCCTTACAACTTATAGTTATATTTGTCATATTTTTTTGAGATAGTTTAAAATGGTTATTTTTTTTATGTTTTCTTTAAAAAAGTATATTTAATACATTTTAATAAAACAAGTTGAAAAATCATAATATAGTTATTAATGTTATTAAATTTTTTTAAAATTTTAAATTTTTTAAATGTTAATATATTTTATTAATTAATGAAACATGAAAAATTAAATATTATGATGTTTTTTATTGTTAACGATTATATTAAATTTTTTGATTATATTCAATATATTTTAATCGACGAAACATTCGTATTAATGTAATATAAGAATTATATGTACTATAATTATACTGTTATAGTATACATATACTTTTAAAGCGTTTTTAAGTTTATTATTTATGACAATTTTTTTTTAAGAAACATATTTAACTATATTCTATATAGTACATTTTTTAACAAATTTTTTGGACTATTATATGCATAAACTGCAGTTAAGAAAATATAAAGGTGTAGTATTTATATGCGAAATAAACGAGAAGGTATAGATTTTCCTCAAGCTATTTTTTCTCTAATATTTATTATAATTATGATATTTTCTAGTTTGTGGATTATGCGACCATTTTTTTTGGGGTTTGCATGGGCTAGTATGGTAGTAATAGCAACGTGGCCTATATTTTTAAAACTTAGATTTTTACTGTGGAATAGTAGAGTGTGTGCTGTTATAACAATGATTTCTATCTTGTTATTAATTTTTATTATTCCAATTTTTTGTTTAGTTAACAGTTTAATTGATAATAGTACATCAGTAATCAGTTGGTTAAGTTCAGAAAATTTAAGATTTCCAGATTTTTATTGGTTACAAGATATTCCTATTATCGGAGAAAAATTATTTTTAAGTTATCAGAAATTGTTAGACGAAGGTGGTGCTGAATTAATTACTAAAATACAACCTTATATGGGTAAAACTACTGAATTTTTTATTCTTCAAGTAGGTCATTTTGGTAGATTTGTTATTCATTTAATTTTAATGTTAGTTTTTAGTTCTTTATTATATTGGAATGGTGAAAGAACAAAAAATATAATTAGACATTTTGCTATTCGTTTAGGTTCTAATTCTGGAGATTCAGTTGTTTTATTAGCTGGTCAGGCTGTTAGGGCAGTAGCTTTAGGTGTCGTTGTTACAGCATTAGTTCAAGGTATTTTAGGAGGTATAGGATTAGCTGTTTCTGGTATTCCTTA of the Buchnera aphidicola (Schlechtendalia chinensis) genome contains:
- a CDS encoding HesB/IscA family protein encodes the protein MTNITISCKAIQQIQKLMKKENKIGIKLGIKKSGCAGMKYYMKFIKAIDKNDVCLISNSNIIISAYSKHVLMLNGTKIDFEKEGLNYNFKFKNKKIKDFCGCGESFNI
- the ydiK gene encoding AI-2E family transporter YdiK — translated: MRNKREGIDFPQAIFSLIFIIIMIFSSLWIMRPFFLGFAWASMVVIATWPIFLKLRFLLWNSRVCAVITMISILLLIFIIPIFCLVNSLIDNSTSVISWLSSENLRFPDFYWLQDIPIIGEKLFLSYQKLLDEGGAELITKIQPYMGKTTEFFILQVGHFGRFVIHLILMLVFSSLLYWNGERTKNIIRHFAIRLGSNSGDSVVLLAGQAVRAVALGVVVTALVQGILGGIGLAVSGIPYSSLLMILIIIFCLVQLGPLPVLIPAIVWLYWNGNTTWGTVLLVWSCIVCVLDHILRPILIRMGADLPTVLILSGVIGGLIAFGMIGLFVGPVVLVISYRLISSWMDEIPAPSSLSKESKKHFLLKNKIKNK